The following coding sequences are from one Triticum aestivum cultivar Chinese Spring chromosome 5A, IWGSC CS RefSeq v2.1, whole genome shotgun sequence window:
- the LOC123106864 gene encoding uncharacterized protein produces the protein MSFLRLLPQRLPQFVSQVERDVETVINVLQPGPTGIVEHKFTDAEIREAKGTVRSAVQNW, from the exons ATGTCCTTCCTGAGACTGTTACCTCAAAGGTTGCCCCAGTTTGTTAG TCAGGTGGAGCGAGATGTTGAGACTGTAATCAATGTTCTGCAGCCAGGTCCAACAGGAATCGTGGAGCATAAATTCACTGATGCAGAGATCCGCGAGGCGAAAGGCACAGTAAGGAGCGCAGTCCAGAACTGGTGA